From Saccopteryx leptura isolate mSacLep1 chromosome 3, mSacLep1_pri_phased_curated, whole genome shotgun sequence, one genomic window encodes:
- the LOC136398288 gene encoding uncharacterized protein, whose product MGARRSQGERLPQWPSSGAEPPAPRALAAAAEAEPAQPPNSLPHPPAPTPPPAPRCALPPPCTPLAAASELPARPCQTAAPRPLRTDLEFSCLSQVLSLGPSPHNSSPAAAGVPGPIHTPTFPALCSGSLCAGPAAAS is encoded by the coding sequence ATGGGAGCGCGGCGGAGCCAAGGGGAGCGGCTCCCACAATGGCCGAGCTCCGGCGccgagccccccgccccccgcgcccTAGCGGCAGCGGCTGAAGCGGAGCCGGCGCAGCCGCCCAACTCGCTCCCCCACCCTCCGGCTCCGACGCCGCCCCCAGCCCCCCGATGCGCTCTGCCCCCGCCCTGCACCCCACTCGCGGCCGCTTCAGAGCTCCCTGCGCGTCCGTGCCAGACAGCCGCCCCGCGGCCCCTCCGCACTGACCTCGAGTTCTCTTGCCTCTCTCAAGTCCTATCTCTAGGTCCGTCTCCCCACAACTCCTCCCCGGCGGCCGCCGGTGTCCCTGGGCCAATTCACACCCCCACATTCCCCGCCCTCTGCTCCGGCTCCCTCTGTGCTGGCCCGGCGGCCGCTAGCTGA